GCCCGGTCAAGAGGTACAACCGCCGGCTGCGAGACCTCATCGCGGCTGACAAGGCGAAGCCGTCCTGGATCGTCTCCCACGAGATCTCCCTGGACCAGGCTGCCGACGCCTACAGGAACTTCGACTCCAGGTCCAAGGGTTGGACCAAGGTCGTCATCAAGCCCGGCATGTGAAACGGAAGAAGGCAAACTGATATGGCAGTAGATCTTCAGGGCAAGAGGGTCGCGATCCTCGCCGCCGACGGCGTCGAACGCGTTGAGCTCGAGCAACCCCGCGAAGTACTGGACCGCGCGGGCGCTCAGACCGAGGTCCTCTCGATCCACGACGGCGAGATCAAGGCCCGTGAGAACGACTTGGATGAAGCGGGCACATTCACCGTCGACGGGCTGGTCGCCGACGCCTCGGTGGGCGACTACGACGCCCTGCTGCTTCCCGGCGGCACGGTGAACCCCGACCAGCTCCGGGTCGACGAGGACGCCGTTTCCTTCGTCCGCGACTTCGTCGAGAGCGGCAAGCCAGTGGCGGCGATCTGTCACGGGCCGTGGACGTTGATCGAGGCCGGCGTGGCCGCGGGTCGCACCCTGACGTCGTACCCGAGCATTCGCACCGACCTGCGCAACGCCGGAGCCGACGTCGTCGACCAGGACGTGGTGATCGACAAGAATCTCATCACCAGCCGCTCACCGGAGGACCTGTCGGCGTTCTCCGAGGCGATCGTGTCCCAACTCGCAGGCACCACAAAGGAAGAGGAGAAGTCATGAGTGTGACCAAGGGATTGCTGGTCAGGTTTGACGCGTTGCCCGGCAAGGAGGACGACGTGAAGGAGTTCCTTGACAGCGGCCGTGCGCTTGTCGAGGACGAGCAGGCGACCACCGCGTGGTTCGCGATCCGCCTCGGGCCGACCTCGTTCGGGATCTTCGACGTGTTCCCCGACGACGCCGGACGTGACGCCCACCTGTCCGGCCCTGTTGCGGTAGCTCTCGGCGAGCAGACCGGCACGTTGTTCTCCGAACCGACGATCGAGAAGCTCGACGTACTGGGCTCCAAACTCCCCGCCTGACACCACAGACCGGGAGTACCGGCCCAGACAGGAGGGGTCGCTGCACGCGGTGACTTCGGGCTTACACAGCCCGCTGACGTCGTGGCAGCGGCCCCTTCTTCTGCGGCCTATCGCAAATCACCAATAGATCGAGGAACCGCGATGACAGGAACTGACGACGGCGTTGCCACGACGCGTTCACCCGAGGTAGCAGTGATCGGGGGCGGGATCGTCGGTCTGTCGACGGCGTACGCGCTGCGAGAGCAGGGCGTGCCGGTGCGCTTGTACGAGGCTGGTCTGCCC
This genomic stretch from Calidifontibacter indicus harbors:
- a CDS encoding putative quinol monooxygenase; the encoded protein is MSVTKGLLVRFDALPGKEDDVKEFLDSGRALVEDEQATTAWFAIRLGPTSFGIFDVFPDDAGRDAHLSGPVAVALGEQTGTLFSEPTIEKLDVLGSKLPA
- a CDS encoding type 1 glutamine amidotransferase domain-containing protein, yielding MAVDLQGKRVAILAADGVERVELEQPREVLDRAGAQTEVLSIHDGEIKARENDLDEAGTFTVDGLVADASVGDYDALLLPGGTVNPDQLRVDEDAVSFVRDFVESGKPVAAICHGPWTLIEAGVAAGRTLTSYPSIRTDLRNAGADVVDQDVVIDKNLITSRSPEDLSAFSEAIVSQLAGTTKEEEKS